Sequence from the Rutidosis leptorrhynchoides isolate AG116_Rl617_1_P2 chromosome 3, CSIRO_AGI_Rlap_v1, whole genome shotgun sequence genome:
tcgttaattttctatatatataagtgatatgttTAGCAATAAAGAAAAAAGTATTCTCGTTCGAGACGTTTTATCTCGAAGATTTTTTTCACGGATACTCTTTCAACGCCTATGTGTGGGAATCATTACTTTATTGTTACTGTATTAGGTCTCATGCATTTTGCATTCCGTGTCATATTTCCTTTTGTTTGGCTTGTATATGCCACTTTTATTTTTGGGCTTGCAATCATTTTGTTGGGAAATTgatgaaaatacacttttttttaaggcttcaaacaaaatacacttttttaaaaaaaattgcctttttacaccatttggtagacgggatttctgtctaccacctttatatgtcgtctactaccatttttacaaagtagtagacaataacaacaaggtagtagacagtgagaacaaagcagtagacagccaattacaaggtagctgaccgtctactgtcttgttgttactgtctactaccttgttgtaggtgtcgactgatatgtattattggtgtcgacacctacaataaggtagtagacaataacaacaaggtagtagacggccagctaccttgtaattggctgtctactgctttattctcactgtctactaccttgttgttactgtctactactttgtaaaaatggtagtagacgacatataaaggtggtagacagaaatcccgtctaccgaatggtgtaaaaaggcaattttttttaaaaacgtgtattttgtttgaagccttaaaaaaaagtgtattttgaacaatttcccCATTTTGTTCCATGCTGTAAGTGCCTTCATTGTTTCAATGAAGGTTTATATTTTTCTATTTATGAAAAAATTTCTTTGCCTTAAAAAAAAGATATGTTTAGcaataatttaatttttttttttttttttaaaattaatgatTTAATTAAAGTTTAAATGGAGAGTTCAAAGTTCTAACTTATTACTACGTACGAAGTAACAAAATTTACCCATGTGACCAAATTAAAGATAGTAGGAAGTTTGagttaatttttatcattattttcggTTACATATAACAGATAATGGTGTTGGTTATAACCCATATTTTTTTTGAAGAGTTGAGTTTAAGATCAGTGATGAAGATAAAAACCATCCACTTGATCACACACGCATTTATAGGCCGAACCGCATAACAAGGGCCTGATCTATCAATCCATACGCACATGTGGATCAGGTCGAATTCATGCGTACGGGACAGTAAAACCTCGCACACGGACTTTATAACCCATATATTGTCGCTACAATAAACCATCCTCGATTCTCAGCATATTTCAGAATGTCCATGTGTTCGAACATCATCTTCTCCCCGTCCCCTTCCTCGTCTCCATCTTCTCCCCGTTCATTCTTCCAAGCCACAAGTCCCTAAAGAGTGCACTACGGACACAGTTCAATCGTTCTACAACGAATTGGCTAAGCAGGTTAAGGATAAACGGTAAAGATAGACCCTTAATCTGTGAAGCTTGCTTACGCCATTGTTATGTGGACAAATAGCAACTCCGCAGCTAATCGAAATGTATAGCTAATCACATAAATTCAATTTAAAACAATACAGAGGAATATGATTTATAAAGAAcgtaaaaaaacaaaaataaaagggGAAAAAACATTAGAACAACCAGACTTCAGACAGCAACTTCAGGACTTCCAAACATCCATACAGAACAGATATACCCTCTTTCAAATTAATTATATTCTTTCTTTTTCCATAATTATTTGAAAAGGGTATTTCAGCGTTGAAATTACTAGGTGGATTCGATCTCTGCACAGAAATGCAGAATAAGATCAGGAGAGACGTGGTGTAAAGAAAAGCTCCCGTTTTTAGTCTAATCATGAAATGGAACTAGTGTCTTGTGTCTTCTTACGCTTTGCTGCGGGCTCTTCACCTTGTTCTTCAGTATTGTTGTTAAGAATCTCATTAACTGTTTCTGGGCCCAAAAGAGAGGCATGTTTGCTAGTGATGGTTCGACCAGCCCTTAGCTTTGGTCCCCAATGGCTTTCAGGATTTGGAAGAAAACGTGCAACCTTCTTAGCTTGTGCTTTGCTAAGTGATGCAACAGCTCGAGCAAAATTAGCCTGTTggacaacacaaacacaaataaattctccattcattaataaaataaTTCTTACAAAATAATTATCTGTTGTTACCACATACAGCAAAGGTATTTTCATTTACATTTATTTGGTAATAATGTACATACCTGAAGCACAGGTTCCTTGGCTAATATCACACTTCCGGAATGTTCTGGTTGTTGGGCCTTTACAGGATGGTTTTTAATCTTGACATCCCAAAAAAAaagcatataaatataaaaattattaaaaaaaagagAGAAATCGAGTTCTCAAGCATAGGCAATATGTAGATGCATGATTCTGATTCTAATTTTACTTGAATGTAGATACAATGTACGAAGTACAAAATTAGCTTACCCAACAGCGCATGATATCCCATATGACGTCCATAGGTGCATCAGATTTTAGCCCTAACGGGTTCACATGGGTTCCCGAGATACGATATCCAGCGTTAATCACAGCAGACCTAAAAATCACCGCAGAAGGAGAAGTGCACTTAAGGGTTGCACAAAGATTGTGCAGACTCAAGAATAGGGGAACATCTGGCAATTCCTGAACAAAAGAGACAAAAaaataaacactaacaattaatttTCTATAAAAATTTTTACCATGACTACATCGTTAGGCTTTTGGTAAAAGAAAATATATGGATTATAATCTTTTAGTTAAAGCGTAATTAGTGTACCTCTGATATGGTTGTCAGAACAGCTGATATTCGATTAAAAGCAGGATAGCGTTCTTTCATAGACTTGACGTCTGCTAATATCGATGTCACCCAATCTTGATCATGAATAGGAGCCGACCATATCGGTCCTCCCATGTTATATTTCTTACCGCAATCGCTGCACTCTTGGGAAACAGCAGGACCAAATCCTGGGAGATATCTCACACTTGTATTCTAAGAAAAGAAATAAACCCGTTACAAGAAATTTCAGTATCTCTGTTTGCCAACATCAACtggtttttacaaaaatagattattacTCGTACAATTAATGGTACAGACAGTTAAATACGCACCTTAGAAGTGGTTCTACCGAGTGGCTGGAGATGAAAAGAATCACAACCAATACACTGATAAACATACGAAAGCTTGAGAGGAGTATTCTTCATTGCACTTGCTGACCTGCAATCATTCCATAATTCGACATTTCAGCACCTTTTAAGCTATCATGAAGTTCAAAGCTTGATATGAAAGGATGATACTCACGTATATATGCGAACAAACACCCGGACATAAAAGTCCATCTGAACAGATAACACCGGAACAATATACCGCTTATACCTATTTGCATGACTCTGTATTTCAGAAAGGAAAAAAAGAGAGATTCAAAGAATACCCTGCTAGAACGTGAAAATTAAAACTGTAACAGAGTAAAGAATAAGATTAGAAATATACTAGAAAATTAGAAGAAAAAGTACCTCGATGCAAGCAAGAAGAATACGCAAAGCCATTTCATGGCAATATTTTGCCTTCAGTGGGTAGGAACCATATCTAGTAAATATCATGGTAAAAGAACAAGTTCATATTGTTTTTTCAACAATTAATTGCTCTTTTCATATTCATTGAGATCGCAAAAAGAATTATTAGACATGTCTTCACCAATGAATATCGgctatatattactccgtaattatatTGTTGTTATTAGAGGAGGCAATTTCTACACATTACTTatgaatgggtcaaaatgggtcacaGTTTATCACCAAACAATCAAATGGGCCATGTCAAAAACTAAATACAGTACAGGTCACAAAATTCTTGTTATAACAAAGCCTTTGTTTGCATAGTAAGCACATTCACTATTTTTTGCTCAACCTGACTCCACCAGCCTTGTTATGACCCTTGCCAAAAACAACTACTTTTGGCCAAGTTACCCGACCCGCCCAATTATACGCATCTAAATATACTGCGAAGAAAATAGAATATAGAAGTTACTTGGAATAACAGACTTCCCCATTGCCTCCACATAACACTGCCATATCTGTTGCTGTACACATCAGCATCCCTCCATCGGCAATTGACTGAACCGCAGAGTCCAGGAACACAGATGGTGAACCATAAGGATCAAGATCGACCTGAAGAACATCAAAGTCTAGTTATAACCACAAGATTACAAGTCAATTATCATGTAACCGCTAAATCAAGTGTCAttagatagaaacttataaaatttAAATCATACCATATCAAATTCCTTTGGATGAGTAAGCATATATACTCGAGCATCAACGAAGTTTGATTCCACCTTTTCACTTGCTACTGAACCATTAAACTTAATATTTCTCCTGCAAGCTTCAACAGATGCTACACAAAAAACACAACAACCAAAAATTACAAAATGTAAACTAGCACAGCATTAAACGATACTTTTGTTCGATTATATGATCTTACGGTACACCAATTCACACCATCACCAACCTTTATCGTTGTCAAGTGCCACAACTTGTCCAATCCCTTCTACTTCTCGAGCATATCTTAGAGCTCTTAACCCAGAAGCTGATAGCGCCTATTAATTTAAACAAAACAATTAAATAATGTTTCTTGCAGAATATTCAGATTTGACATTTGAAAAAAAAGCAAGAAGATTTTAAACCTCAAGCACTCGAGGTGGCTTTAATTCCCCTCGGCCATTAGCCTCTGGTATTTTCTCTGCTTCTTTAGAGGTACCACATGGTTCATCTGCCCGAGTTTCTTGACATTCGCCATTAGATTTTCCATTAGGCATAGGAGACTCATTCGGTGTTTCAAGTCCAGAATCACAATCTTCTGATACCTTCAACGCCTTCTTATTTCTTTTACACAATCGCGCTTCGTGTTCTTCTTTACGTTTTGAAATAAACGTCCTCAAAACAGCTATAGACATATCCCTATTGTTAACCTGCCATTCATAGAACTTCAATCTTGAACATATTTCATTGTTCTTATTTCTACAGTGTAAATAACTTGAATCTGTTACAAAATATCTTCTACATACTACATTTTTTTCAAGATTCTTAATCTTGAGTTAACATTCTAAGTTCAATAACCTTTAAAACAATTACACACAAATATGTCCTAATCATTCCTGGTTATAAGAATCCATATTTATGAGAATTTTTAATCTTACGGAATATTATAACAGAAAGTTTGGATTTTTACAACCCCACACCAAAGAAAAAGATATAACAATTCATAAAATAT
This genomic interval carries:
- the LOC139896373 gene encoding tRNA (guanine(26)-N(2))-dimethyltransferase 2-like; protein product: MGDSVETKTGEEDKQKPFDLNDYIIIKEGEAEILMHSKNEVFYNKTQVNNRDMSIAVLRTFISKRKEEHEARLCKRNKKALKVSEDCDSGLETPNESPMPNGKSNGECQETRADEPCGTSKEAEKIPEANGRGELKPPRVLEALSASGLRALRYAREVEGIGQVVALDNDKASVEACRRNIKFNGSVASEKVESNFVDARVYMLTHPKEFDMVDLDPYGSPSVFLDSAVQSIADGGMLMCTATDMAVLCGGNGEVCYSKYGSYPLKAKYCHEMALRILLACIESHANRYKRYIVPVLSVQMDFYVRVFVRIYTSASAMKNTPLKLSYVYQCIGCDSFHLQPLGRTTSKNTSVRYLPGFGPAVSQECSDCGKKYNMGGPIWSAPIHDQDWVTSILADVKSMKERYPAFNRISAVLTTISEELPDVPLFLSLHNLCATLKCTSPSAVIFRSAVINAGYRISGTHVNPLGLKSDAPMDVIWDIMRCWIKNHPVKAQQPEHSGSVILAKEPVLQANFARAVASLSKAQAKKVARFLPNPESHWGPKLRAGRTITSKHASLLGPETVNEILNNNTEEQGEEPAAKRKKTQDTSSIS